In one window of Gossypium hirsutum isolate 1008001.06 chromosome A01, Gossypium_hirsutum_v2.1, whole genome shotgun sequence DNA:
- the LOC107905365 gene encoding trihelix transcription factor PTL translates to MEMENHHHHHHQHHQYGMPDLRQLLNGRPSHFQTVQQGSELFSSGDRNLPPLQHHHQFDMMQMVGRQVVGHELMPRGGLHHEFSSAAAATPAAAMAAAVNSGSTPSASCGFEGEAIAFGGDVGTGRWPRQETLTLLEIRSRLDPKFKEANQKGPLWDEVSRIMCEDHGYQRSGKKCREKFENLYKYYKKTKEGKAGRQDGKHYRFFRQLEALYGESSNSVSGHQFTGNSFGFHGTQNCNIGHSQKLCDSLSLSNSFEFEPSSSDDNDLSTEMEINGGSSEKRKKKRSSGSSSKCWKAKIKEFIDLQMRKLMDRQETWLEKLTKTLEEKEKERVLREEQWRKEEAARIEREQKLWAKERARIEARDSALMEALQNLTGKQLKDIVKPDDWQETEVSRLIQLKTTMEGCSEEILWEEVAAKMACLGFEKSALMCKTKWESIGAYLMKNKDSNKKRKENCDYYHNNNEPLYSDSVSHSNATAGAAGNGVNDSCFRFLMADGENYWESYGLKLNKGENQ, encoded by the exons ATGGAAATGGAgaatcatcatcaccatcatcatcagcATCATCAATATGGTATGCCTGATCTTAGGCAACTACTCAACGGAAGGCCAAGTCATTTCCAAACGGTTCAACAGGGTTCAGAGTTGTTTTCCTCCGGTGACCGGAACCTTCCACCGCTTCAGCATCACCACCAGTTTGATATGATGCAAATGGTGGGTAGACAAGTTGTTGGTCATGAATTGATGCCTCGTGGTGGACTTCATCACGAGTTCAGTTCTGCTGCTGCTGCTACTCCCGCGGCTGCTATGGCTGCAGCTGTCAATAGTGGTTCAACACCAAGTGCTAGTTGTGGGTTCGAAGGTGAAGCTATTGCCTTTGGAGGTGATGTAGGAACTGGAAGATGGCCTAGGCAAGAAACTTTAACACTTCTTGAGATCAGATCTCGGCTTGATCCTAAGTTCAAAGAAGCTAATCAAAAAGGTCCTTTGTGGGATGAAGTTTCCAG GATCATGTGTGAGGACCATGGATACCAAAGGAGTGGGAAAAAATGTAGGGAGAAATTTGAAAACTTGTACAAATATTACAAGAAAACTAAAGAAGGGAAAGCTGGAAGACAAGATGGTAAGCATTATAGATTCTTTAGACAACTTGAAGCTTTATATGGAGAGTCAAGTAATTCAGTTTCGGGCCATCAATTTACTGGGAACAGTTTTGGGTTCCATGGTACTCAAAATTGCAATATTGGTCACTCTCAAAAGCTTTGTGATAGCCTTAGTCTCTCAAATTCCTTTGAATTTGAGCCTTCTTCTTCAGATGACAATGATTTGAGCACTGAAATGGAGATCAATGGTGGTTCATCagagaagaggaaaaagaaaaggagtagTGGTAGTAGTAGTAAGTGTTGGAAGGCAAAGATTAAAGAGTTCATTGATTTGCAGATGAGGAAACTAATGGATAGACAAGAAACATGGCTTGAGAAGCTAACAAAGACCcttgaagaaaaggaaaaagaaagggttTTAAGGGAAGAACAATGGAGGAAAGAAGAAGCTGCAAGGATTGAAAGAGAACAAAAGCTTTGGGCTAAAGAAAGAGCTCGCATTGAAGCTAGAGATTCTGCTTTAATGGAGGCTTTACAGAACTTGACTGGTAAACAATTAAAGGACATTGTTAAACCAGATGATTGGCAAGAAACTGAAGTTTCTAGGCTAATACAACTTAAAACCACCATGGAAGGTTGTTCCGAAGAGATCCTATGGGAAGAAGTAGCTGCTAAAATGGCTTGTTTAGGCTTTGAAAAGAGTGCTTTAATGTGCAAAACAAAATGGGAAAGCATTGGTGCTTATTTAATGAAAAACAAAGATAGTaacaagaaaagaaaggagaactGTGACTATTATCACAACAACAATGAACCACTCTACAGTGACTCAGTGAGTCACTCTAATGCTACTGCTGGTGCTGCAGGCAATGGTGTAAACGACAGTTGCTTTCGTTTCTTAATGGCTGACGGTGAGAACTATTGGGAAAGCTATGGTTTGAAGCTCAACAAAGGAGAAAACCAATGA
- the LOC107905363 gene encoding fructose-bisphosphate aldolase 6, cytosolic, with amino-acid sequence MSCFISKYADELAKNAAYIGTPGKGILAADESTGTIGKRLASINVENVEENRRALRELLFTAPGALQFISGVIFFEETLYQKTASGKLFVDVLKESGVLPGIKVDTGTVVLNGTNDETFTQGLDGLAQRCQKYYEAGARFAKWRAVLKIGTIEPTELAIQENANGLAMYSAICQQCGLVPIVEPEILVDGPHDINKCAAVTERVLAACYKALNDHHVMLEGTLLKPNMVTPGSDSPKVAPEVIAEHTVRALQRTVPPAVPAVVFLSGGQSEEEATVNLNAMNKLKTKKPWSLSFSFGRALQQSTLKAWGGKAENVAKAQEAFLVRCKANSEATLGTYKGDAKLGEGAAESLHVKDYKY; translated from the exons ATGTCTTGCTTCATTAGCAAATACGCCG ATGAGCTAGCTAAAAACGCTGCCTACATCGGCACACCTGGGAAGGGAATCCTTGCCGCTGATGAATCCACCGGCACAATCGGCAAGCGTCTTGCAAGCATTAATGTAGAGAATGTTGAAGAAAACAGGCGAGCTCTTCGTGAGCTCCTCTTCACTGCTCCCGGTGCTCTCCAGTTTATCAGTGGTGTTATATTCTTCGAGGAAACACTATACCAAAAAACTGCTTCTG GCAAGCTTTTTGTTGATGTGTTGAAAGAATCTGGTGTCCTCCCTGGCATCAAGGTTGACACCGGCACCGTTGTCCTTAATGGAACCAATGACGAGACTTTCACCCAGGGTCTTGATGGCCTTGCCCAGCGTTGCCAAAAGTACTACGAAGCTGGTGCTCGGTTTGCCAAATGGCGTGCTGTACTTAAGATCGGCACTATTGAACCAACCGAGCTTGCAATCCAAGAAAACGCCAATGGCTTAGCCATGTATTCCGCCATCTGCCAACAATGTGGCTTAGTCCCCATTGTCGAACCCGAAATCCTTGTTGATGGACCACACGACATTAACAAGTGTGCTGCGGTAACCGAGCGTGTCCTCGCAGCTTGCTACAAAGCTCTAAACGACCACCATGTGATGCTCGAAGGTACATTGTTGAAACCCAACATGGTGACACCCGGTTCCGATTCCCCAAAAGTTGCACCCGAGGTTATCGCCGAACACACGGTTCGTGCCTTACAACGAACCGTCCCACCTGCAGTCCCTGCAGTAGTGTTCTTATCTGGTGGACAAAGTGAAGAAGAGGCTACCGTTAACCTCAATGCCATGAACAAGCTCAAGACCAAGAAACCATGGTCACTGTCATTCTCATTTGGACGAGCTCTTCAACAGAGCACTCTCAAGGCCTGGGGTGGGAAAGCGGAGAATGTGGCGAAGGCCCAAGAGGCTTTCCTCGTTAGGTGCAAGGCTAACTCCGAGGCAACTCTTGGTACCTATAAAGGTGATGCAAAGCTTGGTGAAGGTGCTGCTGAGAGCCTTCACGTTAAGGACTACAAATACTGA
- the LOC107905362 gene encoding uncharacterized protein, whose translation MRSITSCYIEKAIKVSDSYCSWPSINQAYISPNHVPSTPNTITCIYKAKTSPQTRLFITLTWCNISQGLSIKVSDNLNRISESYHLKNNKGNKGFKACNSEIEVIWDVSNAEFINGSPEPNSKYSLIVLVDSRICFILGDNIEEQHEKADPSFNLISRTETFIANTVYSTKARFCESGLAHDILIKCCNGGELCVSIDKKEVFQVKRLKWNFRGNQIIFLDGLLVDMMWDLHDWVFKQTNGRAVFMFRTRSGFDSRLWLEEKSGCLEHSDKGRGHEFSLLICACKNPR comes from the coding sequence ATGAGGAGCATAACATCTTGTTACATTGAAAAAGCCATCAAAGTATCAGATTCTTATTGTTCATGGCCTTCAATTAATCAAGCTTATATATCACCCAACCATGTTCCTTCAACCCCAAACACTATAACATGCATATACAAAGCTAAAACCAGTCCCCAAACACGCCTTTTCATCACCCTCACATGGTGTAATATAAGCCAAGGCTTATCAATCAAAGTTAGTGACAACTTAAACCGCATCTCCGAATCTTATCATTTGAAGAACAACAAAGGTAACAAAGGGTTTAAAGCGTGTAATTCGGAGATTGAAGTCATTTGGGATGTTTCCAATGCCGAGTTCATCAATGGATCACCGGAACCAAACAGTAAGTACTCACTCATTGTGTTAGTCGACTCACGCATCTGTTTCATACTCGGCGATAACATAGAAGAACAACACGAAAAGGCTGACCCGTCGTTCAACTTGATATCGAGGACGGAAACTTTTATAGCCAACACGGTTTATTCCACCAAGGCAAGGTTTTGTGAGAGTGGGTTGGCTCATGATATCTTAATAAAGTGTTGTAATGGAGGGGAATTATGTGTAAGTATTGATAAAAAAGAAGTGTTTCAAGTGAAGAGATTGAAGTGGAATTTTAGAGGGAATCAAATCATATTTTTGGATGGATTATTAGTGGATATGATGTGGGATTTGCATGATTGGGTGTTTAAGCAAACAAATGGGAGAGCTGTGTTCATGTTTAGGACAAGGAGTGGGTTTGATAGCAGGCTTTGGTTAGAAGAAAAAAGTGGGTGTTTGGAACATAGTGACAAAGGAAGAGGTCATGAGTTTTCTTTGTTGATCTGTGCTTGTAAGAATCCTcgttaa